A window from Topomyia yanbarensis strain Yona2022 unplaced genomic scaffold, ASM3024719v1 HiC_scaffold_4, whole genome shotgun sequence encodes these proteins:
- the LOC131695382 gene encoding lipase 1-like: MNLITVDLGLVLIRTSSQAHTKVPRFSLGEMVTVSWWVFFACTLWTTSAPATDEDLDGENDIGPIKKDTWFKVDDEDGDLTVPELITKYGYQMESHAVTTEDGYMLTMFRIFPRQPSETKKFPVLMVHGFLGSSADFVVSGPNNSLAYLLAENGYDVWLANVRGTRYSRNHTTMLVETFEYWDFSWHEIGYYDLPAMIDHVLNKSSASKLQYIGHSQGCTTYFVMSSTRPKYNKKIVLMTALAPAVIITRVRSPILRVMLEIQDQLKEVLDSLNIYEIPYVGNRHHIIDAVCPPEEKNNLCTQLIGQITGPHPEMWDQRLANIYMGHAPSGAATKQLYHYNQLTRSWLFRQYDYGKKGNLQTYSNWKPPNYNLKLSSAPVQIYYGLNDWMVHPRDVQQFAAMLPRLVASSAVADRKFNHIDFLLAKNVRTQVYDKLMPVLERYNNNNHITD, from the exons ATGAACTTGATCACAGTTGATCTTGGCTTAGTTCTGATCAGAACGTCGTCACAGGCACACACTAAGGTTCCGCGATTCAGTCTCGGGGAAATGGTTACCGTCAGTTGGTGGGTTTTCTTTGCTTGCACTCTCTGGACTACGAGTGCACCGGCTACGGATGAAGATCTTGACGGAGAGAACGATATCGGGCCGATTAAAAAGGATACGTGGTTTAAGGTTGATGACGAGGATGGCGATTTGACGGTT CCGGAGTTGATCACCAAGTATGGCTACCAGATGGAAAGCCACGCAGTGACTACGGAAGATGGCTACATGTTAACAATGTTCCGTATATTTCCACGACAACCATCGGAAACGAAGAAGTTCCCTGTCTTAATGGTTCATGGTTTTCTCGGTAGTTCGGCCGACTTCGTGGTCAGTGGTCCGAACAATAGCTTAGCTTACCTTCTCGCCGAAAACGGGTACGACGTATGGCTAGCAAACGTGCGTGGGACGCGCTATTCGAGGAATCATACGACTATGCTGGTTGAAACATTCGAGTATTGGGACTTTTCATGGCACGAAATTGGCTACTACGATCTACCAGCGATGATCGATCATGTCTTGAATAAAAGCAGTGCGTCAAAGCTACAATACATTGGGCATTCCCAAGGTTGCACAACCTATTTCGTGATGAGCAGTACTCGACCGAAGTATAACAAAAAGATTGTTCTTATGACAGCACTGGCCCCTGCTGTTATCATTACACGTGTCCGAAGCCCAATTCTTCGTGTTATGTTGGAGATACAGGACCAGTTGAAAGAGGTTCTGGATTCTTTGAATATTTACGAAATACCGTATGTCGGGAACAGACATCACATCATTGATGCAGTGTGTCCACCTGAAGAAAAGAACAATCTTTGTACGCAACTGATTGGACAGATAACGGGACCTCACCCAGAAATGTGGGATCAG CGACTGGCCAACATCTACATGGGTCACGCCCCATCCGGCGCCGCTACCAAGCAGCTGTACCACTACAATCAACTAACCCGCAGCTGGCTTTTCCGGCAGTATGACTACGGCAAGAAGGGTAACCTGCAGACGTACAGCAACTGGAAACCTCCAAACTACAATTTGAAGCTTTCGTCCGCTCCGGTGCAGATCTACTACGGACTAAACGACTGGATGGTGCACCCTCGCGACGTCCAGCAGTTTGCCGCGATGCTCCCGCGCCTTGTAGCATCCAGTGCCGTTGCGGATAGAAAATTCAATCACATTGATTTCCTGCTGGCGAAAAATGTCCGCACGCAGGTTTACGATAAGCTAATGCCGGTGCTGGAACGATACAACAATAATAATCACATTACCGATTGA